A single Parabacteroides timonensis DNA region contains:
- a CDS encoding glycosyltransferase: protein MKILLVTRGSQGDVLPYLAIARELVERGHEVTMNLPHVFEEMAKKYPVKVVLQDFDNIGGMMADAAENKQSFKRIVEWTRDAIDKQFVQVIPLLEQNDVLVAANTEFAATGIAEYCKKPFVRTAFAPFLPGEKMPPPAFPYPKPNPIFTPKLLWLMMNRVSNYMVKDTINKNRAKYGLAPIRNFGQDAGKNSDNFLLYSQYLGHTDPVWDERFRWNIGGYCFNDTFEYDEEAYRELMAFINKDQTPVLFFTLGSCTTKDRERFCGMLARICERKQYRLVVGSGWAKTGASLQGNEQLFLMHKPIPHHLIFPHCDAVIHHGGSGTTHSVARAGVPQLITPLLLDQPYWAYRVQVLGLGPARVKIAKVSEDELEEKMADLVNNPDYKKNAVAVAEKIKSEKGIEKLCDYIEQLRKD from the coding sequence ATGAAAATACTGCTTGTAACAAGAGGATCACAGGGTGATGTATTACCCTACCTGGCTATTGCCCGCGAACTGGTTGAACGGGGGCATGAAGTGACAATGAATTTACCCCATGTTTTTGAGGAGATGGCTAAAAAATATCCTGTAAAAGTAGTTTTGCAGGATTTCGATAATATTGGCGGGATGATGGCGGATGCAGCCGAGAATAAACAAAGTTTCAAAAGGATCGTGGAATGGACACGCGATGCGATTGACAAACAGTTTGTACAGGTGATACCGCTGTTGGAACAGAATGATGTCCTTGTCGCTGCCAATACTGAATTTGCTGCGACAGGAATAGCGGAATATTGTAAGAAACCGTTTGTCCGGACTGCTTTTGCTCCTTTCCTTCCCGGTGAGAAAATGCCGCCTCCAGCTTTCCCGTATCCGAAGCCTAATCCGATATTTACCCCGAAATTGCTTTGGTTGATGATGAACCGTGTCTCTAACTATATGGTGAAAGATACGATTAATAAAAACCGCGCAAAATACGGTCTGGCTCCGATCCGGAATTTCGGCCAGGATGCCGGAAAAAACAGTGATAATTTTTTGTTGTACAGTCAGTACCTGGGACATACCGATCCGGTTTGGGATGAACGTTTCCGTTGGAATATCGGCGGATATTGTTTTAATGATACTTTCGAATATGACGAAGAGGCCTATCGTGAACTGATGGCATTTATCAATAAAGACCAGACCCCGGTTCTCTTTTTCACCCTGGGAAGTTGTACGACAAAAGACCGCGAACGTTTTTGCGGAATGTTGGCCCGGATTTGCGAACGAAAACAATACCGGCTGGTTGTCGGTTCCGGTTGGGCAAAGACCGGCGCTTCTTTACAGGGAAACGAGCAGTTGTTCCTGATGCATAAACCGATCCCTCATCACCTGATCTTCCCGCATTGCGATGCTGTTATCCATCACGGAGGAAGCGGGACGACGCATAGTGTAGCGCGTGCAGGAGTCCCTCAACTGATCACTCCTTTGCTTCTCGACCAGCCTTATTGGGCGTATCGGGTACAAGTCCTGGGATTGGGACCGGCAAGAGTGAAGATCGCTAAAGTTTCGGAAGATGAACTGGAAGAAAAGATGGCTGATCTTGTAAATAACCCTGATTATAAGAAGAATGCAGTGGCAGTTGCTGAAAAGATAAAAAGTGAGAAAGGGATAGAGAAGTTGTGTGACTATATAGAACAACTGAGAAAAGACTGA
- a CDS encoding MFS transporter, with product MAKDKLLSPGFCYILTANFLLFFAFYLILPILPFYLQERFMTDKSMIGFILSCYTIACLCIRPFSGYLLDTFARRPLYLLAYGIFMVIFAGYMVASLLSIFIVLRILHGFAFGMVTVSGNTIVIDILPSSRRGEGLGYYGMANNLAMSFGPMIGLFMHESFNYEVIFSCSLISCFLGFIMAYLVKTPYKQPVKKEPISLDRFFLVKGLWAGISLLLLSIPYGMTTTYVAMYADEIGISVHSGLYFTFMAVGLAVSRLFSGRQVDKGRITLVIILGMFLACASFFALASLETLMKWNPVFTSYLFIGIALSQGVAFGTMFPAFNTLFVNLAPNSQRGTATSTYLTSWDVGIGIGLMIGGSIAQSFGGFNHAYLFGACLTVLSTIFFMAKGGPHFNRNKLR from the coding sequence ATGGCAAAAGACAAGTTATTATCTCCCGGTTTCTGCTATATATTAACAGCAAACTTTTTGCTGTTCTTTGCATTTTACCTGATATTACCTATCCTGCCTTTTTACTTGCAGGAACGGTTTATGACGGATAAATCGATGATCGGATTCATCCTGTCCTGCTATACGATCGCTTGCCTTTGCATCCGACCGTTTTCGGGATATCTACTGGACACTTTTGCCCGGCGGCCGTTATACCTGCTGGCTTATGGTATCTTTATGGTTATTTTTGCAGGATATATGGTTGCCAGCCTACTGAGTATATTTATCGTATTGCGCATCCTCCATGGGTTTGCTTTCGGCATGGTGACGGTTTCCGGTAATACGATCGTGATCGATATCCTGCCTTCTTCCCGACGTGGTGAAGGACTCGGATATTACGGGATGGCGAATAACCTGGCAATGAGTTTCGGACCGATGATCGGGCTGTTTATGCATGAAAGTTTCAATTATGAGGTAATCTTTTCCTGTTCGCTGATCTCCTGTTTCCTCGGATTTATAATGGCTTACCTGGTGAAAACACCTTACAAGCAACCGGTTAAGAAAGAACCTATATCCCTCGACCGCTTTTTCCTGGTAAAAGGTCTTTGGGCCGGAATATCTTTATTGCTCCTTTCCATTCCTTATGGGATGACGACAACCTATGTTGCCATGTATGCCGACGAGATCGGCATTTCGGTACATTCCGGACTTTACTTTACCTTTATGGCAGTCGGACTGGCCGTATCGCGCCTGTTCTCCGGGCGACAGGTAGACAAAGGGCGTATCACGCTGGTTATCATATTGGGAATGTTTCTGGCATGCGCCAGTTTCTTCGCTCTCGCATCACTCGAGACGCTGATGAAATGGAATCCGGTATTCACTTCCTATCTATTTATTGGGATCGCCTTGTCACAGGGAGTCGCTTTCGGCACGATGTTTCCGGCCTTCAACACACTGTTTGTCAATCTTGCTCCCAATAGCCAGCGGGGAACGGCCACATCGACTTACCTCACCAGCTGGGATGTCGGTATCGGTATCGGATTGATGATAGGGGGAAGTATAGCGCAAAGCTTCGGCGGATTCAATCACGCTTATCTTTTCGGGGCTTGCCTCACGGTGTTGTCTACGATCTTCTTTATGGCAAAAGGAGGACCGCATTTCAACAGAAACAAACTGCGGTAA